One Paralichthys olivaceus isolate ysfri-2021 chromosome 8, ASM2471397v2, whole genome shotgun sequence genomic region harbors:
- the vps37c gene encoding vacuolar protein sorting-associated protein 37C, translating into MEKLQDLSQSELQELLDTPERVESMALESDEIQNIQLEREMALASNRSLAEQNLDMRPRLESQKEVLVERYSQLEAVRDTYRQHCSLRDGIVGQVSPEALFSRLQTEGGKTEAESEALADEFLEGSLPLDSFLDRFLSLRSLAHKRRVRIEKLQEILRQRSEGNPTTMTSSAGISQDPAATPSPWNQQTTTTTTNPQQPNSQPQSSSYQNASQPASSSAGCCPGLPYSPYPVSPPNPSPAAAAAGSGPANPPSQFPPYPGSGSPFGPPGSFSGPRPTFGPPASATCPYPTQPSFPAPHPGSAFGQYTPSHPQSGPAPYPASYSYGGYSYPAGPPYSSSQSPTGRPIYRPGYGVPQPYS; encoded by the exons ATGGAGAAGCTCCAGGAcctgagccaatcagagctacAGGAGCTCCTGGACACCCCAGAGAGGGTGGAGTCTATGGCCCTGGAGTCCGACGAG ATCCAGAACATTCAGCTGGAGCGAGAAATGGCATTGGCATCAAATCGCAGCCTAGCTGAGCAAAACCTGGACATGAGGCCACGTCTGGAGTCACAGAAGGAGGTGCTGGTGGAGAGATACTCTCAATTAGAGGCCGTCAGAGACACCTACAGACAGCACTGCTCCCTGAGAG ATGGTATAGTAGGTCAGGTGTCTCCGGAGGCATTGTTCTCCAGACTACAGACAGAGGGCGGCAAAACAGAGGCAGAGTCAGAG gctCTAGCTGATGAGTTTCTGGAGGGCTCTCTGCCACTGGACTCCTTCCTTGACCGTTTCCTCTCCCTGCGCTCCCTCGCTCACAAGAGACGAGTACGGATAGAGAAGCTCCAGGAGATCCTGCGGCAGAGGAGCGAGGGCAATCCCACcaccatgacatcatcagcaggCATCAGCCAGGATCCTGCTGCCACGCCCTCACCATGGAATCAACagacaactacaacaacaacaaatccgCAGCAACCGAACTCCCAACCTCAGTCCTCCAGTTACCAAAACGCATCTCAGCCGGCCTCCTCATCTGCAGGGTGCTGCCCCGGCCTACCCTACAGTCCATACCCTGTCTCCCCACCCAACCCCTCTCccgcagcagcggcagcaggctCTGGCCCAGCCAATCCACCATCACAATTCCCTCCTTACCCAGGTTCCGGCTCACCTTTTGGCCCCCCAGGTAGCTTCTCTGGCCCCAGGCCCACTTTTGGGCCTCCGGCGTCAGCCACCTGCCCTTATCCTACTCAGCCCTCCTTCCCTGCACCACACCCAGGCTCAGCATTTGGCCAGTACACCCCCAGCCACCCCCAGAGTGGCCCTGCCCCGTACCCGGCCTCCTACAGCTATGGTGGCTACAGCTACCCTGCAGGGCCCCCCTATTCCAGTTCTCAGTCACCAACGGGGCGACCCATCTACAGACCAGGATATGGAGTTCCACAGCCATACTCCTGA